In one window of Phormidium ambiguum IAM M-71 DNA:
- a CDS encoding PPC domain-containing protein, with amino-acid sequence MMQNSLARFSRFLVLSATLLTLANTALTVKAQTQQDVHNPVPLPASGEITESLSEEDIPTGQGGFARDYSIDLNAGDNIAIDLNSENFDTIVTLMKKGVVVVENDDGPDGTTNSLLFTRIKETGTYIVRVRAFGETAGGSFKLKVTRLKPI; translated from the coding sequence ATGATGCAGAATTCTTTAGCTCGTTTCAGCCGCTTTCTCGTCTTATCTGCAACTTTGCTAACTTTGGCAAATACTGCGTTGACTGTCAAAGCTCAAACACAACAGGATGTACATAACCCCGTTCCTTTACCTGCTAGTGGCGAAATTACAGAATCCCTTTCCGAAGAAGATATCCCTACAGGACAAGGTGGATTTGCTAGAGATTACAGTATTGACTTGAATGCTGGAGATAATATCGCAATCGATCTTAATTCCGAAAATTTTGACACTATTGTGACCCTGATGAAAAAAGGTGTAGTCGTGGTAGAAAATGATGATGGGCCAGATGGAACCACTAATTCATTGTTATTTACTCGGATTAAAGAGACTGGAACCTATATTGTGCGCGTGCGTGCTTTCGGGGAAACGGCTGGAGGTAGTTTTAAACTAAAGGTAACGCGCCTCAAACCTATTTAA
- a CDS encoding ComF family protein, translating into MKFWKSCYQGLLDLFLQSQCPLCQRPSSTNFCVYCQKQLQRCQIAQPEKFWGNDFPVFPWGTYSGSLKRALKVLKYENQPKIAQPLGFWLGETWLQSRLNLGKNLIVVPIPLHFNKLRNRGFNQAELLAASFCQVTNLPLQKDGLERIVDTEALHSKSIIERRESLIDAFQMGKAFRQRHPQRQVLLLDDIYTTGATALAAANTLRENGIRVCGIVAIATSEQAKPQTFVQK; encoded by the coding sequence ATGAAATTCTGGAAATCTTGCTACCAAGGATTGCTAGATTTATTTCTGCAATCCCAATGTCCTCTCTGTCAGCGTCCCAGTTCTACCAATTTCTGTGTATATTGCCAAAAACAATTACAACGCTGTCAAATAGCTCAACCGGAAAAGTTTTGGGGAAATGATTTCCCCGTTTTCCCTTGGGGAACTTATAGCGGTTCCCTAAAACGAGCTTTGAAAGTATTAAAATACGAGAACCAACCAAAAATAGCTCAACCTTTAGGTTTTTGGTTAGGTGAAACTTGGTTACAATCTCGATTAAATTTAGGCAAAAATTTAATCGTAGTACCTATTCCCTTGCATTTTAACAAGTTGCGGAATCGAGGCTTTAACCAAGCAGAGTTATTAGCTGCTAGTTTTTGTCAGGTAACTAATCTACCTTTACAAAAAGACGGCTTAGAAAGAATTGTAGACACAGAAGCTTTACACAGTAAATCGATAATTGAAAGAAGAGAAAGTTTAATCGATGCTTTTCAAATGGGAAAAGCTTTTCGCCAACGACATCCGCAAAGACAAGTGTTATTGTTAGATGATATTTATACTACAGGAGCTACTGCATTAGCAGCAGCGAATACCCTTCGTGAAAATGGAATTAGGGTTTGTGGTATTGTGGCGATCGCTACCTCTGAACAAGCTAAGCCGCAAACTTTTGTTCAAAAGTAA
- a CDS encoding tetratricopeptide repeat protein: protein MSLNKSLEAEFFFQHGLLLSEKKNYEEAIVSFDTAINIQFDYHSALCQRGFALGNLNRHEEALISFNAALAIKPDTSWIWHNRGIALGKLNRHEEALNSFDRALEFNPDSANSWHNRGITLSDLGNYEKAIVSFEQSVKLQPQAYWAWYNLGIALGKIGRYEQALNCFDRALEFNPDDFNCWYNRGITLSHCGYHEKAIVSFDKALQIKPDANPAWYNRGVAFWRIGNQEEAMASFDKTFASETDDYCAWFNRGLTLAQIGLLAEAIAAYNKVLEFKPDEHKAFYNKACCYAQQGNVELAIENLLAAIALNPDEYKIKAQEDSDFDKIRQDERFGALVNTR, encoded by the coding sequence ATGAGTCTAAACAAAAGTCTTGAAGCCGAATTTTTTTTCCAACATGGCTTACTTCTGAGTGAGAAAAAGAATTATGAAGAAGCGATTGTTAGCTTTGATACTGCGATAAACATCCAGTTCGACTATCATAGCGCTCTTTGCCAAAGAGGGTTTGCTTTGGGAAACTTAAATCGCCATGAAGAAGCGCTGATCAGTTTTAACGCTGCTTTAGCCATTAAACCCGATACTTCTTGGATTTGGCATAACCGGGGGATAGCTTTGGGAAAATTAAATCGCCATGAAGAAGCGTTGAACAGTTTCGACAGAGCTTTAGAATTTAACCCGGATTCTGCTAATAGTTGGCATAATCGCGGTATTACTTTGAGCGATCTGGGCAATTATGAAAAAGCAATTGTTAGTTTTGAGCAATCTGTAAAGTTACAACCGCAAGCTTATTGGGCTTGGTACAATTTAGGAATTGCTTTGGGTAAAATTGGTCGCTATGAACAAGCGTTGAATTGCTTCGATCGCGCATTAGAATTTAATCCTGATGATTTTAATTGCTGGTATAACCGAGGGATTACACTGAGTCATTGTGGCTACCATGAAAAAGCGATCGTCAGTTTTGATAAAGCTTTGCAAATTAAACCTGATGCTAATCCAGCTTGGTATAACCGGGGTGTAGCTTTTTGGAGAATCGGTAATCAAGAAGAAGCAATGGCTTCTTTTGATAAAACTTTTGCCTCGGAAACTGATGATTACTGTGCTTGGTTTAACCGGGGTTTAACTTTAGCACAAATAGGTTTATTGGCAGAAGCGATCGCAGCTTACAACAAAGTTCTCGAATTTAAACCAGATGAACACAAAGCTTTTTATAACAAAGCTTGCTGTTATGCTCAACAAGGTAATGTAGAACTAGCAATTGAAAACTTGCTAGCAGCGATCGCATTAAACCCAGATGAGTATAAAATCAAAGCTCAAGAAGACTCTGACTTTGACAAAATTCGCCAAGATGAACGCTTTGGGGCTCTGGTGAATACTAGATGA
- a CDS encoding class I SAM-dependent methyltransferase: MTATVNNTPGLASRLVNGILSIKPLANVAKHQAREMMIKRAETIGVYWREEVKELSKQNWESYLQKVQNKNLIYPEYYVRSFHAYEEGNLGWTPALEVESAAHTVHSTIWSKPPSIDGDAKLRQSYHNIVKEQITNPPQDILDMGCSVGMSTFALQKIYPQAKVTGLDLSPYFLAVAEYRSQQNHTQINWVHAAAESTGLPNASFDLVSIFLMCHELPQSATKAIFREAKRLLRPNGHIAIMDMNPQSSAYVKMPPYVFTLLKSTEPYLDEYFTLDISQALVEAGFSAPTITPNSPRHRTIIAEVN; encoded by the coding sequence ATGACTGCAACAGTAAACAATACTCCAGGGTTAGCTTCCCGCTTAGTTAATGGAATCCTTTCTATTAAACCCTTGGCAAATGTCGCCAAACATCAAGCTCGTGAGATGATGATTAAACGAGCCGAAACAATTGGTGTATATTGGCGGGAAGAAGTTAAGGAATTAAGTAAGCAAAACTGGGAAAGTTACTTACAAAAAGTACAAAATAAGAATTTAATTTATCCAGAATACTATGTGCGATCGTTCCACGCCTACGAAGAAGGAAATCTCGGTTGGACACCAGCATTAGAAGTTGAATCTGCTGCTCATACAGTTCATTCTACAATTTGGTCGAAACCTCCTTCAATTGACGGAGATGCCAAACTGCGGCAAAGTTATCATAATATCGTAAAAGAGCAAATTACTAACCCACCTCAAGACATTTTAGACATGGGTTGTAGTGTGGGAATGAGTACCTTTGCACTGCAAAAAATTTATCCCCAAGCAAAAGTTACAGGTTTGGATTTGTCGCCTTATTTTTTAGCAGTAGCAGAGTACCGTTCTCAACAAAATCATACTCAAATTAATTGGGTTCATGCGGCTGCGGAATCAACTGGTTTACCTAATGCTTCTTTTGATTTAGTTTCCATATTTTTAATGTGTCATGAATTGCCACAATCAGCAACTAAAGCAATCTTCCGAGAAGCTAAACGTCTGCTGCGTCCAAATGGTCATATTGCCATTATGGATATGAATCCTCAATCTTCAGCTTATGTAAAAATGCCTCCTTACGTTTTTACCTTGCTCAAAAGTACTGAACCTTACTTGGATGAATACTTTACATTGGACATTTCCCAAGCTTTAGTAGAAGCAGGTTTTTCTGCGCCAACAATCACCCCTAACAGTCCTCGTCATCGCACAATTATTGCTGAGGTAAATTAG
- a CDS encoding DUF3352 domain-containing protein produces the protein MLGQTISKVSEVSPVSKVSKVKTLGIGAAVLVACGVTGGYLYLRGVFSDFSPLASAKIVPDEALVTGVVSTDGKAWSKLQQFGTSEAHKIINDSLTNLHKQLFAENTKIDYAKDIQPWLGSVMFALLPSNNTQEIATSEKPNYLVIIGIKDKISAISFATKLKKSSDGEKQEIQYKGIKIWECGSKDKNTYITLLNDRLVIAPEKKSLEAAIDTFKGEPSFADKVGAKLMLEKGIDLSNEIAEIYVPESKNVITELLDQNASISQLTPTSVKQLKNMKSVIVGVGIDNLGIRMKAIGEVQQKPIKPVEFNPTPGKMVSKFPLNTVALVSGYGISQGWKEAVTQAKKNPQFNSQVNGIRNYLKENVNLDLDKDILPWMDREFAVGAFPASEGVLAPMGFSAALVVKTSDRKAAETALKKLDNIAQTNSINIDRRQIEGKAITEWSNDQGVLLGHGWLDKESMFVAVGRPIVEAMASSSKTLEKNQAFQTVTSSLPKPNTGSFYVDMDTVMSVFNSNFLLNLQLPLSSDTCAMLNSIRGIGVTANKVNPSTNQMEIVFALKPKEQQSVASGK, from the coding sequence ATGTTAGGCCAAACAATCTCTAAAGTTTCAGAAGTTTCCCCAGTATCTAAAGTCTCCAAAGTGAAAACTTTGGGTATTGGCGCAGCTGTTTTAGTAGCTTGTGGTGTCACAGGTGGATATTTATACTTACGTGGTGTTTTTAGCGATTTCAGTCCGTTAGCCAGCGCCAAGATAGTTCCAGATGAAGCATTAGTTACAGGTGTAGTGTCTACTGATGGAAAAGCTTGGTCGAAATTGCAACAATTTGGAACTTCAGAAGCACATAAGATTATCAATGATAGCCTGACTAATCTGCACAAACAATTGTTTGCTGAGAACACAAAGATAGACTACGCAAAAGATATTCAGCCTTGGTTAGGTAGTGTAATGTTTGCCCTTTTACCAAGCAACAATACCCAAGAAATAGCGACTTCAGAAAAACCGAATTATTTAGTAATTATTGGGATTAAAGATAAAATTAGCGCCATAAGTTTTGCAACAAAGTTAAAAAAATCGTCAGATGGCGAAAAACAGGAAATTCAATATAAAGGTATCAAGATTTGGGAATGTGGCAGTAAAGATAAAAACACTTACATAACATTATTAAACGATCGACTGGTAATCGCACCGGAAAAAAAATCATTGGAAGCGGCGATCGATACTTTTAAAGGCGAACCTTCTTTCGCAGATAAAGTCGGCGCAAAATTAATGTTAGAGAAGGGGATAGATTTATCCAACGAAATTGCCGAAATTTATGTACCAGAATCAAAAAATGTAATTACCGAATTACTGGATCAAAACGCGAGTATCAGTCAGTTAACCCCAACCTCAGTGAAACAGTTGAAAAATATGAAATCTGTGATCGTTGGGGTAGGAATAGATAATTTAGGCATTCGGATGAAAGCGATCGGGGAAGTGCAGCAAAAACCTATTAAACCTGTAGAATTTAACCCGACACCTGGAAAAATGGTATCTAAATTCCCCTTAAATACAGTAGCTTTAGTTAGTGGATATGGAATTAGCCAAGGTTGGAAAGAAGCAGTAACGCAAGCCAAGAAAAATCCTCAATTTAATTCTCAAGTTAATGGAATTCGCAATTATCTTAAAGAGAATGTCAATTTAGATTTAGATAAAGACATTTTGCCTTGGATGGATCGAGAATTTGCTGTTGGTGCATTTCCTGCTAGTGAAGGTGTTTTAGCACCAATGGGTTTTAGTGCAGCTTTAGTGGTGAAAACTAGCGATCGCAAAGCCGCCGAAACCGCATTAAAAAAATTAGATAACATTGCTCAAACCAACTCGATAAATATTGATCGCCGACAAATTGAAGGTAAAGCAATTACCGAATGGTCAAACGACCAAGGAGTATTATTAGGACATGGTTGGTTAGATAAAGAATCAATGTTTGTCGCCGTCGGTCGTCCCATAGTCGAAGCAATGGCTAGCAGTTCTAAAACCCTCGAAAAAAACCAAGCTTTCCAAACAGTTACTAGTTCTTTACCTAAACCAAATACAGGTTCATTTTATGTAGATATGGACACAGTAATGTCTGTATTTAATAGCAATTTCCTGCTGAATCTTCAATTACCCCTCTCCTCAGATACCTGCGCTATGTTAAATTCCATTCGCGGTATTGGAGTCACAGCTAATAAAGTTAACCCATCAACCAACCAAATGGAAATAGTCTTCGCCTTAAAACCCAAAGAACAACAATCTGTAGCTAGTGGTAAATAG
- a CDS encoding M1 family metallopeptidase encodes MKLKSYFDSENNSHKSFELPGARPHYNPDRPGQVEHIFLDLVLDIPNQTCKGTCSIRLAPVRSGIEHLTLDAVSLKINSVLVDNVAQHFEYDGEQLQIRLATPTQVGKPITIAIDYAAENPQRGIYFITPNQDYPNKPTQVWTQGEDEDSRFWFPCFDYPGQLATSEIRVQVPQPLIAISNGELINTEDAGDGKIYHWLQKEVHPTYLMTLAVGDFAEIQDEWNGKPVTYYVEKGQEEEARLTMGKTPKMIEFFSQKFGYPYPFPKYAQVCVDDFIFGGMENTSTTLLTDRCLLDRRASLDNRLSESLVAHELAHQWFGDLVVIKHWSHAWIKEGMASYSEVLWTEEEYGKDDAAYYILNEARSYLAEDSSRYRRPIVTHVYREAIELYDRHLYEKGACVYHMIRGELGDELFNAAIHKFVQENAHKTVETIDLLRAIEKATGRNLLFLFDQYVYRGGHPDYKVAYSWDADSKLAKVTVTQTQAKSGDNGSNSDLFDLKIPIAFGYVKEDKFSEFKTFTVRVHEKEQSFYFPLTEKPNFISFDLGNYCLKTVNLEYAIPELKAQLKYDPDPVSRIFAAEALAKKGGLEAVKALAEALEKDAFWGVKAEVAKQLSEVKLEQAGVALIKGLNDKNPLVRRAAINSLANIKNTESYTGLKELLQAGDDSYYVESAAANSLGGMMTSATLKDKEDEVISLLSSILRERAGWNEVVRVGAIAGLSQLKSSPVALDLILEYTRPGIPQALRLAAIRALGAISTGQTANNVEWILEQLADIAKETFFLTQVAVVTALGQMETAKAIPVLQSLANQTPDGRVRRIAEEAVQKVQKNVGTDQSVKQLREELDLLKKENQELKSRVENLEAKSQPISQ; translated from the coding sequence ATGAAGTTGAAATCATATTTCGATTCTGAAAATAATAGTCACAAATCTTTTGAATTACCGGGAGCCAGACCACACTATAATCCCGATCGGCCCGGACAAGTAGAACATATCTTTCTCGATTTGGTGCTAGATATTCCTAACCAAACCTGTAAAGGTACTTGTAGTATTAGATTAGCGCCAGTGCGATCGGGAATTGAGCATTTAACTTTAGATGCGGTTAGCTTGAAGATTAACTCTGTTCTAGTTGATAATGTAGCCCAGCATTTTGAGTACGACGGCGAACAGTTACAAATTCGACTCGCTACACCAACGCAGGTAGGAAAACCGATTACTATTGCGATCGATTACGCCGCCGAAAATCCCCAACGAGGGATTTATTTCATCACTCCTAACCAAGATTATCCAAACAAACCGACACAAGTTTGGACGCAAGGAGAAGATGAAGATTCTCGCTTTTGGTTCCCTTGTTTTGATTATCCGGGACAATTGGCAACTTCCGAAATTCGGGTACAAGTTCCTCAACCTTTAATTGCTATTTCCAATGGCGAATTAATTAATACCGAAGATGCGGGCGATGGAAAAATTTACCATTGGTTGCAAAAGGAAGTTCATCCTACTTATTTAATGACTTTAGCGGTAGGAGATTTTGCCGAAATTCAAGATGAATGGAATGGTAAACCTGTCACTTATTATGTAGAAAAAGGACAGGAAGAAGAAGCTCGGTTGACAATGGGCAAAACGCCCAAAATGATTGAATTTTTCAGTCAAAAATTTGGTTATCCTTATCCATTTCCCAAATACGCACAAGTTTGCGTCGATGATTTTATTTTTGGCGGAATGGAGAATACTTCTACTACTTTGTTAACAGACAGATGTTTGTTAGATCGAAGAGCATCGTTAGATAATCGTCTGAGTGAAAGTTTAGTCGCCCATGAACTCGCCCACCAATGGTTCGGTGATTTGGTGGTAATTAAACATTGGTCTCATGCTTGGATTAAAGAAGGAATGGCATCTTATTCCGAAGTACTTTGGACAGAAGAAGAGTACGGAAAAGATGATGCTGCTTACTATATTTTGAATGAGGCGCGGAGTTATTTAGCGGAAGATAGCAGTCGTTATCGTCGTCCAATTGTAACTCATGTTTATCGGGAAGCGATCGAACTTTACGATCGTCACCTTTATGAAAAAGGTGCTTGTGTTTATCACATGATTCGCGGAGAATTAGGTGATGAATTATTTAATGCAGCAATTCATAAGTTTGTCCAAGAAAATGCTCACAAAACAGTAGAAACTATTGATTTGTTAAGAGCGATCGAAAAAGCTACAGGTCGAAATTTACTGTTTTTATTCGATCAATATGTTTATCGTGGTGGACATCCCGATTACAAAGTTGCTTACTCCTGGGATGCTGATAGCAAACTGGCAAAAGTTACCGTAACGCAAACTCAGGCAAAATCAGGGGACAATGGTAGTAATAGCGATTTGTTCGATCTGAAAATCCCGATCGCCTTTGGATATGTAAAAGAGGATAAATTCTCCGAATTTAAAACCTTTACCGTGCGCGTACATGAGAAAGAACAAAGCTTTTATTTCCCCTTAACTGAGAAACCTAACTTTATCAGTTTTGATTTGGGAAATTACTGCTTAAAAACAGTAAATTTGGAATATGCAATTCCCGAATTAAAGGCTCAATTAAAATATGACCCTGACCCAGTTTCGCGGATTTTTGCAGCAGAAGCATTAGCGAAAAAAGGTGGTTTAGAAGCAGTAAAAGCTTTAGCCGAAGCATTAGAAAAAGATGCTTTTTGGGGTGTGAAAGCGGAAGTCGCTAAACAACTTTCAGAAGTAAAACTCGAACAAGCAGGAGTTGCTTTAATTAAGGGATTGAACGATAAAAATCCTTTAGTACGTCGGGCAGCGATCAATTCTTTAGCTAACATCAAAAACACTGAAAGTTATACAGGTTTAAAAGAATTGTTGCAAGCTGGTGATGATAGTTACTATGTGGAATCAGCAGCAGCAAATTCTCTAGGTGGAATGATGACTTCAGCGACTTTAAAAGATAAAGAAGATGAGGTGATTAGCTTACTTTCTAGTATTTTAAGAGAAAGGGCTGGCTGGAATGAAGTAGTTCGGGTTGGTGCGATCGCAGGATTAAGTCAATTAAAGTCTTCTCCTGTTGCTTTAGACCTAATTTTAGAATACACTCGTCCCGGAATTCCTCAAGCTTTACGCTTAGCCGCAATTCGCGCTTTAGGAGCAATTTCCACCGGACAAACTGCTAATAATGTTGAGTGGATTTTGGAACAATTAGCGGATATTGCTAAGGAAACTTTCTTCTTAACTCAAGTAGCTGTTGTTACTGCTTTAGGACAAATGGAAACAGCTAAAGCAATCCCCGTTTTGCAATCTCTAGCGAATCAAACTCCTGATGGAAGAGTGCGCCGTATTGCAGAAGAAGCTGTGCAAAAAGTACAGAAAAATGTGGGTACAGATCAATCTGTAAAACAGTTGCGTGAAGAACTTGATTTACTAAAAAAGGAAAATCAAGAATTGAAAAGTCGCGTGGAAAATTTGGAAGCTAAATCACAACCGATCTCTCAATAA
- a CDS encoding APC family permease, with protein sequence MSGQTPPQLQRELGVFGAIMMGLGSIIGTGVFVSIGIAAGIAGPAVILAVAIGAIVAIFNGLNSAQLAANHAVSGGTYEYGYQFLNPWLGFTAGWMFLVAKSASAATAALGFAGYLLNAFGVSNKNLLVAIALIAVAVITVIILTGIRRSNTANIVIVFITLLTLSFFIIAGLPVLTTQGLTNLTPFFATANQESVNPITAVFHATALMFVAYTGYGRIATLGEEVREPRKTIPKAIILTMIVTMLLYIAVAIISVGSVGADTLSQAATSKAAPLEVAARSFTIPGSPQIIAIGAITAMLGVLLNLILGLSRVVLAMGRRGDLPRVFGGLNETGTTPFWAVIVVGIAIAFLVLIGNVKTTWSFSAFSVLIYYAITNLASLAIPAEGRLYPKAIAWLGLLACLFLAFWVEQQIWLTGLGLIIAGLIWHKIAQTVKNHI encoded by the coding sequence GTGTCGGGACAAACACCACCACAACTGCAACGAGAGTTAGGAGTTTTTGGTGCTATCATGATGGGCTTGGGGTCGATAATCGGCACAGGCGTATTTGTTAGCATTGGGATTGCTGCCGGAATAGCAGGGCCAGCAGTAATTTTAGCAGTAGCAATTGGGGCAATAGTCGCAATTTTTAATGGATTAAACAGTGCCCAACTTGCTGCTAATCATGCTGTCAGTGGGGGGACTTACGAATATGGCTATCAATTCTTAAATCCTTGGTTAGGATTTACCGCAGGTTGGATGTTTTTAGTTGCAAAAAGTGCTTCGGCGGCGACAGCTGCATTAGGTTTTGCGGGTTATTTACTCAATGCTTTTGGTGTGTCTAATAAAAATTTATTAGTTGCGATCGCATTAATTGCAGTTGCTGTAATTACGGTAATTATTCTTACGGGAATTAGGCGATCGAACACCGCTAACATTGTCATTGTTTTCATTACCTTACTAACACTTAGCTTTTTTATAATTGCTGGATTACCAGTATTAACAACCCAAGGATTAACGAATCTTACGCCATTTTTCGCTACAGCAAATCAAGAATCAGTTAATCCAATTACAGCGGTATTTCATGCTACTGCTTTAATGTTTGTTGCTTACACTGGTTATGGAAGAATTGCTACTTTGGGGGAAGAAGTCAGAGAGCCGAGAAAAACGATTCCTAAAGCAATTATTTTAACAATGATTGTTACAATGTTGCTCTATATTGCCGTAGCAATAATAAGTGTGGGATCTGTAGGCGCAGACACACTTAGTCAAGCAGCAACTAGCAAAGCAGCACCTTTAGAAGTAGCGGCGCGAAGTTTCACCATTCCGGGAAGTCCGCAAATTATTGCTATTGGTGCAATTACAGCTATGTTAGGGGTACTTCTCAACTTAATTTTAGGTTTATCTCGCGTAGTTTTAGCAATGGGAAGACGTGGAGATTTGCCGAGAGTTTTCGGAGGATTAAATGAGACAGGTACGACTCCTTTTTGGGCGGTAATAGTTGTAGGAATTGCGATCGCCTTTCTAGTGTTAATTGGCAATGTCAAAACTACTTGGTCTTTCAGTGCTTTTAGTGTTTTAATTTATTACGCTATTACCAATTTAGCTTCATTAGCAATTCCCGCAGAAGGAAGACTTTATCCAAAAGCGATCGCTTGGTTAGGATTATTAGCTTGTTTATTTCTCGCCTTTTGGGTAGAACAACAAATTTGGTTAACTGGATTAGGATTGATTATTGCTGGATTAATTTGGCATAAAATTGCCCAAACTGTAAAAAATCATATTTAA
- a CDS encoding N-acetylmuramoyl-L-alanine amidase-like domain-containing protein: MKKLLGLAILGAILASGSVALALWRWINQPLQAVYLPAVSVSNYNLEKPIVFFNTENIQLGETLLNFHINQYLTANLLFALTDNLSINFPDVEVSQIGKITKFTQVVEYAKNQKLSDRSLSEIIQAIAEQFLGTKYQANLLDRSNEEKLVVSFEQLDCVLFVETVLAIARGIAVEDYSYQTFVKNLQNQRYRNGELQGYCSRLHYFSDWISDNQNRGNVENISLNLGGISQSKNLNFMSKNRNRYPPMIDNDANYQCMIKVESNLAGITINYIPTHRISRIYSQLQPGDIIGVATNISGLDFTHTGLVYRHQSGRIGFIHASPAGTVTTARDLQRYVRNVKNSIGIVVVRAIDPRRLQP, translated from the coding sequence ATGAAAAAACTTTTAGGGCTAGCAATATTAGGGGCAATCTTAGCTAGTGGTAGTGTGGCGCTTGCTTTGTGGCGTTGGATAAATCAACCTTTACAAGCTGTTTATTTACCTGCTGTTTCTGTTTCTAATTATAATTTAGAGAAGCCGATCGTTTTTTTTAATACAGAAAATATTCAACTTGGAGAAACTTTACTTAATTTTCATATAAATCAGTATTTAACAGCTAATTTATTATTTGCTTTAACCGATAATTTATCGATAAATTTTCCAGATGTAGAAGTATCTCAAATCGGAAAAATTACTAAATTTACCCAGGTTGTTGAATATGCTAAAAATCAGAAATTGTCCGATCGCTCTCTGAGCGAAATTATCCAGGCAATTGCCGAACAATTTCTCGGAACTAAATATCAAGCTAATTTATTAGATCGGTCAAATGAAGAAAAATTAGTTGTTAGTTTCGAGCAACTTGATTGTGTATTATTTGTCGAAACTGTTTTAGCGATCGCACGTGGAATCGCAGTTGAAGATTACTCTTATCAAACTTTTGTTAAAAATCTGCAAAATCAACGTTATCGTAATGGAGAATTGCAAGGTTATTGTAGCAGGTTACATTATTTTTCTGATTGGATTAGTGATAACCAAAATCGCGGCAACGTTGAAAATATTTCTCTAAATTTGGGAGGAATTAGCCAGAGTAAAAACCTCAATTTTATGAGCAAAAATAGAAACCGTTACCCGCCAATGATTGACAATGACGCTAATTATCAATGTATGATAAAGGTGGAATCTAATTTAGCCGGAATAACTATTAATTATATTCCCACACATCGCATAAGTCGAATTTATTCTCAACTTCAACCAGGAGATATTATTGGTGTAGCTACTAATATTTCTGGTTTAGATTTCACTCACACGGGATTAGTTTATCGACATCAAAGCGGTAGAATTGGATTTATTCATGCTTCGCCTGCGGGAACGGTAACAACTGCCCGCGATTTACAAAGATATGTGAGAAATGTCAAAAATTCAATTGGGATTGTGGTAGTGAGAGCGATCGATCCACGCCGTCTCCAGCCCTAA